In Humulus lupulus chromosome 6, drHumLupu1.1, whole genome shotgun sequence, a single genomic region encodes these proteins:
- the LOC133783524 gene encoding wall-associated receptor kinase-like 9, whose protein sequence is MMSLPNYYYYLFVNVIMIGSSLTTIMSTLASSIAKQDYCQAKCGDVDIPYPFGIGPSECFLDERFEISCDNSSSTPVLKHTQLQVLNIFPMDYYDSQWIVVRNPISFFDCGNKTRQKSANLTGTPFYYSRDNVFIAVSGGVLATFKTRSGNMLFQNGCSSNSTTTTSTSHIDLRNCDGVECCTTSFVSPSKVVGDTFEISMDNDSSGTPANHSQCKYAFLIDYDEIGKHKTFGNLDYVPVRLSWSLNRTYFDVFKTHDMPTETINFYCRTSTEDYDNLLESSSDRIDHCSCKYGLRGNPYLVGGCNQDINECIEYKSLCSGGSTCVNTFGDYHCSYKRMAIFIGVGAGFPTGALILVFGMWRLHNFRKKRKAVQQKKAFFKGLLLEQQMQTSENNVEQTKLFDLKELEKATNHFSMDRILGQGGQGTVYKGMLEDGKIVAIKKSKIIDEAKLSEFINEVVILTQINHRNVVKLLGCCLETDVPLLVYEFVPNGTLSEYIHHKNAEFPFTWSMRLRIATEVAGALSYLHSGASFPIYHRDVKSTNILLDEKLRAKVADFGTSRTISLEQTHLTTLVYGTFGYLDPEYFQLSQFTDKSDVYSFGVILVELLTGQKVISATRTEEGKSLATYFKMIMKENSLFDILDGQVLKDAPKKEIIVVADLAQRCLHLSGKNRPTMKEVAKELERIQVIDNKDSKGSQHDYVKLAYAQPEIADSWNNSTSSIELTFDSAATSFSLHQELSLL, encoded by the exons ATGATGAGTCTGCcgaactactactactacttgttTGTTAATGTTATTATGATTGGATCATCATTAACGACAATAATGTCCACACTAGCTTCATCCATTGCAAAACAAGATTATTGCCAAGCCAAGTGTGGAGATGTAGATATTCCATACCCTTTCGGAATTGGACCATCCGAATGTTTTCTTGACGAACGATTCGAAATCTCCTGCGACAACAGCTCTTCCACGCCTGTTCTCAAACACACTCAGCTACAGGTACTTAATATTTTCCCAATGGATTATTACGATTCCCAATGGATTGTGGTGAGAAACCCCATTAGTTTCTTCGATTGCGGAAACAAGACAAGGCAAAAATCAGCAAATTTAACAGGAACCCCGTTTTACTATTCGCGTGACAATGTATTCATTGCAGTAAGTGGTGGTGTCCTTGCCACGTTCAAAACAAGGTCAGGCAACATGCTCTTCCAGAATGGATGCTCATCCAATAGTACAACAACTACATCAACTAGTCATATTGATTTGAGAAATTGCGATGGCGTTGAATGTTGTACCACTTCCTTCGTCAGCCCTTCGAAGGTTGTGGGCGACACGTTCGAAATCTCCATGGATAATGATTCTTCTGGTACTCCTGCAAATCATAGCCAATGCAAATATGCATTCTTGATAGATTATGATGAAATTGGtaaacataaaacatttggtaaTCTGGATTATGTTCCCGTCCGGCTAAGTTGGTCCCTTAACCGTACGTATTTCGATGTATTTAAAACACATGATATGCCAACCGAAACTATCAACTTCTATTGTCGAACTTCGACGGAGGACTATGATAATTTATTAGAATCCTCTTCAGATCGGATAGATCATTGTTCGTGCAAGTATGGACTTCGAGGGAATCCCTATCTGGTGGGTGGGTGTAATCAAG ATATTAATGAATGCATTGAGTACAAATCGTTATGCTCTGGAGGCTCTACTTGCGTGAACACTTTCGGGGACTATCACTGTAGTTATAAACGCATGGCTATCTTTATAG GTGTAGGAGCTGGGTTTCCTACTGGAGCATTAATTCTAGTTTTTGGCATGTGGAGATTACACAATttcagaaagaaaagaaaagcagTTCAACAGAAGAAAGCATTTTTCAAAGGTCTTTTGTTGGAACAACAAATGCAAACAAGTGAAAACAATGTTGAACAAACCAAGTTGTTTGATTTAAAAGAGTTAGAGAAGGCAACTAATCATTTTAGTATGGATAGAATTCTTGGCCAAGGAGGTCAAGGAACTGTGTACAAAGGAATGTTGGAAGATGGAAAGATTGTTGCTATAAAGAAGTCTAAAATAATTGATGAAGCCAAACTATCTGAATTCATTAATGAGGTTGTTATTCTTACGCAAATCAATCATAGAAATGTTGTCAAGCTATTGGGATGTTGTTTGGAGACAGATGTTCCACTTCTAGTTTATGAATTTGTCCCAAACGGAACGCTTTCTGAGTATATTCATCACAAAAATGCAGAGTTTCCTTTTACATGGAGCATGCGATTGCGAATTGCAACTGAAGTTGCAGGAGCTCTTTCATACTTACATTCAGGGGCTTCTTTTCCAATTTATCATCGAGATGttaagtctacaaacatactccTAGATGAAAAATTGAGAGCAAAAGTTGCAGATTTTGGTACATCAAGAACTATTTCCTTAGAGCAAACTCACTTGACCACTTTAGTTTATGGCACATTTGGTTATCTAGATCCAGAATATTTTCAATTAAGCCAATTTACAGATAAGAGTGATGTTTATAGTTTTGGAGTGATTCTTGTCGAGCTCTTGACTGGACAAAAAGTAATATCTGCAACAAGGACTGAAGAAGGAAAAAGTTTGGCGACATATTTCAAAATGATAATGAAGGAAAACAGTCTTTTTGACATTCTTGATGGTCAAGTTCTCAAAGATGCGCCAAAAAAAGAGATCATAGTTGTTGCTGATCTTGCACAGAGATGCTTACATTTGAGCGGAAAGAATCGACCTACCATGAAAGAAGTAGCAAAGGAGCTAGAGAGGATACAAGTCATTGATAATAAAGATTCAAAGGGTAGTCAACATGATTATGTAAAGTTAGCATATGCACAACCTGAAATTGCAGACTCTTGGAATAATTCCACATCGTCAATAGAGTTAACTTTTGATAGTGCTGCTACTAGCTTCTCATTGCATCAAGAATTATCATTGTTGTAA